The following proteins are co-located in the Myroides profundi genome:
- a CDS encoding cob(I)yrinic acid a,c-diamide adenosyltransferase codes for MKVYTKTGDKGTTALFGGTRVPKHHIRIESYGTVDELNSYIGLIRDQEMNPLYKKVLIEIQDRLFTVGAILATDPEKAILKNGKERLNIPKISVADIELLENEIDRMEDSLPQMTHFVLPGGHTTVSYCHIARCVCRRAERLSVSLNESEPVDESVLKYLNRLSDYLFVLARKLTFDLQAEEVKWIPRKED; via the coding sequence ATGAAAGTATATACAAAAACTGGAGATAAGGGAACAACAGCGTTATTTGGTGGTACACGTGTGCCAAAACATCACATTAGAATAGAAAGTTATGGTACCGTAGATGAATTGAATTCGTATATCGGTTTAATTCGCGATCAAGAGATGAATCCCTTGTATAAAAAAGTATTGATAGAGATTCAGGATAGATTATTCACTGTGGGAGCTATATTAGCAACTGATCCAGAGAAAGCAATTTTAAAAAACGGAAAAGAAAGACTAAATATTCCAAAAATAAGTGTGGCTGATATAGAACTGTTAGAAAATGAAATTGACCGTATGGAAGATTCATTACCACAGATGACTCATTTCGTTTTGCCAGGTGGACATACTACTGTGTCATATTGTCATATCGCTAGGTGTGTTTGTCGTAGAGCAGAGCGTTTGTCAGTGAGTCTGAATGAGTCAGAGCCTGTAGACGAGTCAGTTTTGAAGTATTTAAACCGACTTTCTGACTATCTTTTTGTGTTGGCACGAAAGTTGACTTTTGATTTACAGGCTGAAGAAGTGAAATGGATTCCAAGAAAAGAAGACTAA
- a CDS encoding DUF2795 domain-containing protein: MYWTLELASYLSDAPWPATKDELIDYAIRTGAPLEVVENLQSIEDEGEIYESMEEIWPDYPTDEDYLWNEDEY; encoded by the coding sequence ATGTATTGGACATTAGAATTAGCATCTTACCTAAGTGATGCTCCATGGCCTGCGACGAAAGATGAGCTTATTGATTATGCAATTAGAACAGGTGCTCCTCTAGAGGTAGTAGAAAACCTTCAATCTATAGAAGATGAGGGAGAAATCTATGAATCAATGGAAGAGATATGGCCAGACTATCCGACTGACGAAGATTACCTTTGGAACGAGGATGAGTATTAA
- a CDS encoding metallophosphoesterase family protein yields MKKILLLSDTHGTIDESILKYVRQADEVWHAGDIGDLVVTDTIKALKPLRCVWGNIDGKEARLEFSEELFFECEGMKVYMIHIGGYPGKYRANVRERIKQEKPAIYICGHSHILKVQYDQMMGVLHLNPGAAGISGFHQVRTMLRFAIDNGAIKDMEIIEWPKNKKAELI; encoded by the coding sequence GTGAAAAAAATATTATTATTATCAGATACGCACGGCACTATAGATGAGTCTATCCTGAAGTATGTCAGACAGGCAGATGAGGTATGGCATGCAGGAGATATAGGAGACTTAGTAGTGACCGATACCATAAAGGCGCTAAAACCGCTTAGATGCGTATGGGGAAATATAGATGGTAAAGAGGCTCGATTAGAATTTTCTGAAGAGTTATTCTTTGAGTGTGAAGGGATGAAGGTCTATATGATCCATATAGGTGGATATCCAGGGAAATATAGAGCTAATGTAAGAGAGCGAATCAAGCAAGAGAAGCCTGCTATCTATATCTGTGGGCACTCGCATATACTGAAGGTGCAGTATGATCAGATGATGGGGGTACTACATCTAAATCCTGGTGCAGCTGGTATAAGTGGTTTTCATCAGGTGCGTACGATGTTGCGCTTTGCGATAGATAACGGAGCGATAAAGGATATGGAAATTATCGAATGGCCTAAAAACAAAAAAGCCGAACTCATATAG
- a CDS encoding DUF4293 domain-containing protein, producing MLQRIQTVYLILVFIIMGVLPFFIPLWTNGANEPIYFMMMPSSTILFGLSTALTVVAIMGYKNRKRQFVINRLNIISNFILLGLFVYRALTVSGETAEAISEKGIGMFLPIISILFLVLANRAIKKDEDLVKSVDRLR from the coding sequence ATGTTACAGAGAATACAGACTGTTTATTTGATTCTTGTCTTTATCATTATGGGAGTGCTACCTTTTTTCATCCCATTATGGACAAATGGTGCGAATGAACCTATCTATTTCATGATGATGCCTTCATCTACTATCCTATTCGGATTATCTACTGCTCTTACAGTAGTAGCTATTATGGGGTATAAAAATAGAAAGAGACAGTTTGTAATTAATAGATTGAATATAATATCAAACTTTATACTATTAGGATTATTTGTATATCGTGCGCTAACAGTATCTGGAGAAACTGCGGAAGCTATTTCTGAGAAAGGTATTGGGATGTTCCTCCCTATTATTTCTATCCTGTTCCTTGTCTTAGCGAACAGAGCCATTAAGAAGGATGAAGATCTCGTAAAATCTGTGGATCGTTTACGATAA
- the secA gene encoding preprotein translocase subunit SecA: MSIINSILKVFVGDKSERDIKDIKPLIEKIKTYEGALSSLSNDELRAKTIYFKEKIQQSRADQDAKIASYKEEIEKTQDIDKRESIYASIDSLEKEAYNNSEKLLLDILPEAFAVVKETARRFKENETVIVTATEQDRIFAETKPYVTIVEDKAHWANTWSAAGKQVTWDMIHYDVQLIGGIVLHQGKIAEMHTGEGKTLVATSPLYLNALTGNGVHLVTVNDYLAKRDSQWKAPLFEFHGMTVDCIDNHQPNSPGRKAAYAADITYGTNNEFGFDYLRDNMAHTPEELVQRKHNFAIVDEVDSVLIDDARTPLIISGPVPQGDRHEFNELKPEVANLVEMQRKLANGFLAEAKKLIREGNTKEGGFLLFRAYRSLPKNKALIKFLSEEGVKQLLQKTENYYMQDNNREMHKVDEALYFVIEEKNNQVQLTDLGIQFLSKDTDQNFFVLPDIGVEIAKIEALNLSKDEEAEAKEVLFQDFGVKSERIHTLSQLLKAYTLFEKDTEYVVMDNKIMIVDEQTGRIMDGRRYSDGLHQAIEAKENVKIEAATQTFATITLQNYFRMYNKLGGMTGTAITEAGEFLQIYKLDVVEIPTNRGIARHDKEDKIYRSVREKFKAVIEDVVELSNAGRPVLIGTTSVEISELLSRSLKMRGIRHNVLNAKLHKQEAQIVEEAGQSGIVTIATNMAGRGTDIKLSQEVKDLGGLAIIGTERHDSRRVDRQLRGRAGRQGDPGSSQFYVSLEDNLMRLFGSDRVAKLMDRMGLEDGEVIQHSMMTKSIERAQKKVEENNFGIRKRLLEYDDVMNAQREVIYKRRKHALFGERLKVDIANMMYDLCERIVETNKLASDYKNYEFDIIRNFGTNNVVSEEEFAKGDVVAIANKQYDIVYNAYADKCKRSATEAFKVIKNVYENNAGQFERIVVPFTDGVKTINIVTNLEEAYATEGMSLINDFEKNITLTILDEAWKKHLRKMDELKQSVQLAVHEQKDPLLIYKFEAFELFRKTIFEIDSEVMTFLTRADLPQQEQPAEEVSEA, translated from the coding sequence ATGAGTATCATAAACAGCATATTAAAGGTGTTTGTTGGAGATAAATCAGAAAGAGATATCAAAGACATCAAACCTTTAATTGAGAAAATAAAAACGTATGAAGGAGCTTTATCTAGCCTTTCAAACGATGAACTAAGAGCGAAAACAATTTACTTCAAAGAAAAGATACAGCAATCTAGAGCAGATCAAGATGCTAAAATCGCTTCTTATAAAGAAGAAATTGAGAAAACGCAAGATATCGATAAGAGAGAGTCTATCTACGCTAGCATTGATAGCTTAGAAAAAGAGGCTTATAACAACTCTGAGAAATTGCTATTGGATATTCTACCAGAAGCATTCGCTGTAGTAAAAGAAACAGCTCGTCGATTCAAAGAAAATGAAACAGTAATCGTTACTGCAACAGAACAAGATAGAATCTTCGCAGAGACTAAACCTTATGTGACTATCGTAGAAGATAAGGCACACTGGGCGAATACATGGTCTGCTGCAGGAAAACAAGTTACTTGGGATATGATCCATTACGATGTACAGTTAATCGGGGGAATCGTATTACACCAAGGTAAAATTGCAGAGATGCATACAGGGGAAGGGAAAACGTTAGTAGCAACTTCACCATTGTACTTAAATGCATTAACAGGAAATGGAGTTCACTTAGTAACAGTGAATGACTACTTAGCAAAACGTGATAGTCAGTGGAAAGCTCCATTGTTTGAGTTCCACGGAATGACTGTTGATTGTATTGATAATCACCAACCAAACTCTCCAGGTAGAAAAGCGGCTTATGCTGCAGATATTACATACGGTACGAATAACGAATTCGGTTTTGACTACCTACGTGATAATATGGCGCATACTCCAGAAGAATTAGTACAGAGAAAACACAACTTCGCAATCGTGGATGAGGTGGATTCTGTATTAATCGATGATGCTAGAACGCCATTGATTATTTCTGGACCTGTACCACAAGGAGATCGTCATGAATTTAATGAATTAAAACCAGAAGTAGCTAACTTAGTAGAGATGCAAAGAAAGCTAGCTAATGGATTCTTAGCAGAAGCTAAAAAATTAATTCGTGAAGGAAATACTAAAGAAGGTGGATTCTTATTGTTTAGAGCATATAGAAGTTTACCTAAGAATAAAGCGTTAATTAAGTTCTTAAGTGAAGAAGGAGTAAAACAATTACTTCAAAAAACTGAGAACTACTATATGCAGGACAACAATAGAGAAATGCATAAAGTAGATGAGGCTTTATACTTCGTAATCGAAGAAAAGAATAACCAAGTACAGTTAACTGACTTAGGTATTCAATTCTTATCAAAAGATACAGATCAAAACTTCTTTGTACTTCCAGATATTGGTGTTGAAATCGCTAAGATTGAAGCGCTAAACTTATCTAAGGATGAAGAGGCTGAAGCAAAAGAGGTGTTGTTCCAAGACTTCGGAGTGAAAAGTGAGCGTATCCACACTTTAAGCCAGTTGTTAAAAGCTTATACTCTATTCGAAAAAGATACTGAGTATGTAGTAATGGATAACAAAATTATGATCGTAGATGAGCAAACGGGACGTATCATGGATGGTCGTCGTTACTCAGATGGATTACACCAAGCTATCGAGGCTAAAGAGAATGTGAAAATTGAAGCAGCTACTCAAACATTTGCTACAATTACATTACAGAACTACTTCCGTATGTATAACAAACTAGGAGGTATGACTGGTACGGCGATTACAGAAGCAGGTGAGTTCTTACAGATTTATAAATTAGACGTTGTAGAGATTCCTACGAATAGAGGTATCGCTCGTCATGACAAAGAAGATAAGATTTATCGTTCAGTACGTGAGAAATTTAAAGCAGTAATCGAGGATGTAGTAGAGTTATCAAATGCTGGACGTCCAGTATTGATTGGTACAACATCAGTTGAGATTTCTGAGTTATTAAGTAGATCATTGAAAATGCGTGGTATTAGACACAATGTGTTGAATGCTAAATTACATAAACAAGAGGCTCAAATCGTAGAAGAAGCTGGACAATCAGGTATCGTAACTATTGCTACAAACATGGCAGGTCGTGGTACGGATATTAAGCTTTCTCAAGAAGTAAAAGACTTAGGAGGTCTTGCTATCATCGGTACTGAGCGCCATGACTCTCGTCGTGTAGACCGTCAGTTAAGAGGTCGTGCAGGTCGTCAAGGGGATCCAGGTAGTTCACAGTTCTATGTGTCACTAGAGGATAACTTAATGCGTCTATTCGGATCTGATCGTGTAGCTAAATTAATGGACAGAATGGGATTAGAGGATGGAGAAGTAATCCAACACTCTATGATGACAAAGTCTATCGAAAGAGCTCAGAAAAAAGTAGAAGAGAATAACTTCGGTATTCGTAAGCGTTTATTAGAATATGATGACGTAATGAATGCACAACGTGAAGTAATCTATAAACGTAGAAAGCATGCCTTATTCGGAGAGCGTCTTAAAGTGGATATCGCGAATATGATGTATGACCTATGTGAGCGTATTGTAGAAACTAACAAATTAGCTAGTGACTATAAAAATTACGAATTTGATATTATCCGTAATTTCGGTACGAACAATGTAGTTAGTGAAGAAGAATTTGCAAAAGGCGATGTAGTTGCTATCGCTAATAAGCAATACGATATCGTTTATAATGCTTATGCTGATAAATGTAAACGTAGTGCAACAGAAGCATTCAAAGTGATCAAAAATGTTTATGAGAACAATGCAGGTCAGTTTGAGCGTATCGTAGTTCCTTTTACAGATGGTGTTAAAACGATAAATATCGTAACTAATTTAGAAGAAGCTTATGCAACAGAAGGAATGTCATTAATTAATGATTTTGAGAAAAACATTACTTTGACTATTCTAGATGAGGCATGGAAGAAGCATTTAAGAAAAATGGATGAATTAAAGCAATCTGTGCAGTTAGCTGTGCATGAGCAAAAAGATCCATTGTTGATCTATAAATTCGAAGCATTTGAGTTATTTAGAAAGACTATTTTCGAGATTGATTCTGAGGTAATGACATTCTTAACAAGAGCAGATTTGCCACAACAAGAACAACCAGCAGAAGAGGTATCTGAAGCTTAA
- the gldI gene encoding gliding motility-associated peptidyl-prolyl isomerase GldI has translation MYKSIQFLSIALFAVFATSCNQDKEARKPISKSKESIIQSSALKNMDMVKSEEELISQYIETDKENTYINSKNGFWYSYKERKIHDSIRPSEGNTVMYTYEISTLQDSLLYSTNDIGVLSYIVDKEDILPVLRHSIKLMKNNETIKVLSPSILAYSYLGDRNKIGKNQPLIFTIDLKSIEKSN, from the coding sequence ATGTATAAATCTATTCAGTTTCTAAGTATAGCATTATTTGCTGTTTTTGCTACTAGTTGTAATCAAGATAAAGAAGCAAGAAAACCGATATCGAAGTCAAAAGAAAGTATTATACAAAGCTCTGCTTTGAAAAATATGGATATGGTTAAAAGTGAAGAAGAACTCATAAGCCAATACATAGAAACAGATAAAGAAAATACATATATTAATTCTAAAAACGGTTTTTGGTACAGTTATAAAGAAAGAAAAATACATGACTCTATCAGACCATCAGAAGGTAATACTGTCATGTATACTTATGAAATAAGCACTTTACAAGATAGTTTACTATACTCTACCAATGACATTGGTGTTCTATCCTATATCGTAGACAAAGAAGATATACTTCCAGTACTAAGACACTCTATTAAGCTCATGAAGAACAATGAGACAATAAAAGTACTTAGTCCCTCTATACTAGCTTACAGCTATTTAGGAGATAGAAATAAAATAGGAAAAAACCAACCTTTAATATTCACTATAGATCTAAAATCAATAGAAAAAAGTAACTAA
- the rho gene encoding transcription termination factor Rho, which translates to MFEISELKKMKVADLQEIAKKAKIAKVASLKKDELIGQILEHQQATNAEEKKAPVKAKPVDKAPLEEKKAPAVAKKVAVDNANNDVKTDKTVKQNTTPTTEKSRRPRLGKPNEDEGKVESKVEQASRVLADNTQRKTTHQRNEEAPAKQEQKKENVSESTAEEKVGSTNENRRDFKKRQPDNNRRDGQKRDFKSRQQQSQPKNNASTEVTNAAVTDREPVAKEEISTVDNTAPQQSENDNQKRNNNQQNRNNNNKKNNFREPDYEFDGIIESEGVLEMMPDGYGFLRSADYNYLSSPDDIYLSQSQIRLFGLKTGDTVKGVVRPPKEGEKFFPLVKVLKINGHDPQSVRDRVSFEHLTPLFPNEKFNLDAKSSTISTRLMDMFAPIGKGQRGMIVAQPKTGKTVLLKEVANAIAANHPEAYLIVLLIDERPEEVTDMQRSVNAEVIASTFDEPAERHVKVANIVLEKAKRLVECGHDVVILLDSITRLARAYNTVQPASGKVLSGGVDANALQKPKRFFGAARNIENGGSLSIIATALVDTGSKMDEVIFEEFKGTGNMELQLDRKLANKRIFPAIDITSSSTRRDDLLLNEWELKRALMVRRYIDDMNSVEAMTSIIDNVKNTTNNDEVLKTLSK; encoded by the coding sequence ATGTTTGAAATTTCCGAACTAAAAAAAATGAAGGTCGCAGATCTTCAGGAGATTGCTAAAAAAGCAAAAATTGCTAAGGTGGCTTCTTTGAAAAAAGACGAACTTATAGGGCAGATATTAGAACATCAACAAGCGACAAATGCAGAGGAGAAAAAAGCACCTGTAAAAGCTAAACCTGTGGATAAAGCTCCTTTAGAGGAAAAGAAGGCTCCTGCAGTAGCTAAAAAAGTAGCTGTGGATAATGCTAATAATGATGTAAAAACAGATAAAACAGTTAAACAAAATACAACTCCTACTACTGAGAAATCAAGAAGACCTAGACTAGGTAAGCCTAATGAGGATGAGGGTAAGGTAGAGAGTAAAGTGGAGCAGGCTTCTCGTGTATTAGCAGATAATACACAACGCAAAACAACTCACCAGAGAAATGAAGAAGCTCCTGCGAAACAAGAACAAAAGAAAGAAAACGTAAGTGAATCAACTGCTGAAGAAAAAGTAGGTTCTACAAACGAGAATAGAAGGGATTTCAAAAAGAGACAACCTGATAATAATAGACGTGATGGGCAAAAACGTGATTTCAAATCTCGTCAGCAACAGTCACAGCCTAAGAATAATGCTTCTACTGAAGTAACTAATGCAGCAGTAACAGATAGAGAGCCTGTAGCGAAAGAGGAAATATCTACTGTAGATAATACTGCTCCTCAACAGTCTGAAAACGACAATCAAAAAAGAAATAACAATCAACAGAATAGAAATAATAACAACAAAAAGAATAATTTCAGAGAACCTGATTATGAATTTGATGGTATTATAGAGAGTGAAGGGGTATTAGAAATGATGCCTGATGGATATGGATTCTTGCGTTCTGCGGATTACAACTATTTATCTTCTCCAGACGATATTTATTTATCTCAGTCACAGATTAGATTATTCGGTCTTAAGACTGGTGATACTGTAAAAGGAGTGGTGCGCCCTCCGAAAGAAGGAGAGAAGTTCTTCCCATTAGTAAAGGTGTTGAAAATTAATGGTCACGATCCTCAGTCTGTTAGAGATAGAGTTTCTTTTGAGCATTTGACTCCTTTGTTTCCGAATGAGAAGTTTAATCTAGATGCGAAGAGTAGTACTATTTCTACTCGTCTAATGGATATGTTTGCTCCTATCGGTAAAGGGCAACGTGGTATGATCGTAGCTCAACCAAAGACAGGTAAGACTGTTCTTTTAAAAGAGGTAGCGAATGCTATCGCTGCTAATCACCCTGAGGCATACTTAATCGTGTTACTTATAGATGAGCGTCCTGAAGAGGTGACAGATATGCAGCGTAGTGTGAATGCTGAGGTAATTGCTTCTACATTCGACGAACCAGCAGAGAGACATGTGAAGGTAGCTAATATCGTATTAGAGAAAGCAAAGAGATTAGTAGAGTGTGGTCATGATGTAGTAATCTTATTAGACTCTATCACGCGTTTAGCAAGAGCTTATAATACCGTACAGCCAGCATCTGGAAAGGTGTTAAGTGGTGGGGTAGATGCTAATGCATTACAAAAACCAAAACGTTTCTTCGGAGCAGCTCGTAATATAGAAAATGGAGGATCTCTTAGTATCATTGCTACAGCTTTAGTGGATACGGGATCTAAAATGGACGAGGTGATTTTCGAAGAATTTAAAGGTACTGGTAATATGGAGTTACAGTTAGATCGTAAGTTGGCAAATAAACGTATTTTCCCTGCGATAGACATTACTTCATCAAGTACACGTAGAGATGATTTATTATTAAACGAATGGGAGCTTAAGCGTGCTCTTATGGTTAGAAGATATATAGATGATATGAACTCTGTAGAGGCGATGACATCTATCATTGACAATGTGAAAAATACGACGAATAATGACGAGGTATTAAAAACATTAAGCAAGTAA
- a CDS encoding peptidylprolyl isomerase yields MKKMTSLILSIVALAASCTSAKTDLPDGLYADIKTSKGNIVVELEYEKAPVTVANFVSLAEGNNPFVDKQYKDKPYFDGIAFHRVEPNFVIQGGDPTGTGSGGPGYVFKDEFDPSLKHDKAGTLSMANSGPFTNGSQFFITHKATPHLDGMHSVFGYTVKGLDIVNAITQGDKMESVKIIRVGKEAKKFNAVKVFKKYFEDADKAKKDQADKVEGAQKEYATKFAELKAKATKTHSGLSYVIINEGEGKKPNIGQDVMIDYAGFFENGLMFDSSNEELSKLFGTFDQRRANANQYIPIPFKYGTKTGLIPGFIEGIEQMKIGDKAIIFIPSHLAYGERGVGPIPPNTDLVFQLEMTTEK; encoded by the coding sequence ATGAAAAAAATGACAAGTTTAATTCTAAGTATTGTAGCATTAGCTGCTTCTTGTACTTCAGCTAAGACAGATTTACCTGATGGTTTATATGCTGATATCAAAACATCAAAAGGTAATATCGTTGTTGAACTAGAATATGAAAAAGCACCAGTAACAGTTGCTAACTTCGTTTCATTAGCAGAAGGTAACAACCCTTTTGTAGACAAACAATATAAAGACAAACCTTATTTTGATGGTATCGCATTTCACAGAGTAGAACCTAATTTTGTGATACAAGGAGGAGATCCTACAGGTACAGGTTCTGGTGGCCCAGGATATGTATTTAAAGACGAGTTTGACCCAAGTTTAAAACATGATAAAGCAGGTACTTTATCTATGGCTAACAGCGGCCCTTTTACAAACGGAAGTCAATTCTTTATTACACATAAAGCTACTCCACATTTAGATGGAATGCATTCAGTTTTTGGATATACTGTAAAAGGTCTTGACATTGTTAATGCTATCACTCAAGGAGACAAAATGGAGTCTGTAAAAATCATTAGAGTAGGAAAAGAAGCTAAAAAATTCAACGCAGTTAAAGTATTTAAAAAATACTTTGAAGACGCTGACAAAGCTAAAAAAGATCAAGCAGACAAAGTAGAAGGTGCTCAAAAAGAATACGCTACTAAATTCGCAGAATTAAAAGCAAAAGCTACTAAAACACACTCTGGTCTATCTTATGTTATCATTAATGAAGGAGAAGGTAAAAAACCTAATATCGGACAAGATGTTATGATTGATTACGCAGGGTTCTTTGAAAACGGACTTATGTTTGACTCAAGTAATGAAGAGTTATCTAAACTATTCGGTACTTTTGATCAAAGAAGAGCTAACGCTAACCAATACATCCCTATCCCTTTTAAATATGGTACTAAAACAGGTTTAATACCAGGTTTTATCGAAGGAATAGAGCAAATGAAAATAGGAGACAAAGCAATTATCTTTATCCCTTCTCATTTAGCTTATGGAGAACGTGGAGTTGGTCCTATCCCTCCTAACACTGATTTAGTTTTCCAATTAGAAATGACTACTGAAAAGTAA
- a CDS encoding M64 family metallopeptidase: MKKLLVLLGLCIGSYVQAQDFNQYFEDKTLRLDYVFGGNNERQFILLDELISLPSWAGRTHNLGENALKGNGQVRVYDEQTNTLIYTNSFSTLFQEWLSTEEAQKNTKSFENVFLVPFPKDNVRIELILFDADGKEKDKLVHHVDPKDILIHTKGAKDVTKHEYVHKAKDNAKAINVVFVAEGFKEEEMGKFMDAVKVSIEQLLAHKPFDKFADNFNFIAVQSASKDSGVSVPRQGDWKKTAVESNFDTFYSERYLTTNRIKKLHDVLAGIPYEHIIILANTDVYGGGGIYNSYTLTTTGHKDFKPVVVHEFGHSFAGLADEYFYPNDVLSDLISNQTEPWEQNITTLVDFDSKWKKMLKKGTPVPTLEKDSKKYPLGVYEGLEGRKVYKGTLDCRMKTNQYPEFCPVCQNAIEELILFYTE, translated from the coding sequence ATGAAAAAACTACTAGTATTACTGGGCTTGTGTATAGGCTCTTATGTACAGGCACAGGATTTTAATCAATATTTTGAAGACAAAACATTGCGTCTAGATTATGTATTCGGAGGAAATAATGAGAGACAATTTATCTTATTAGATGAATTAATTTCTTTGCCTTCATGGGCTGGACGTACGCATAACTTAGGAGAGAATGCCTTAAAAGGAAATGGACAAGTGCGCGTATATGATGAGCAAACAAATACATTAATCTATACTAATAGCTTCAGTACACTATTCCAAGAGTGGTTATCTACAGAGGAAGCGCAGAAGAATACCAAGAGCTTTGAGAATGTATTCTTAGTACCGTTTCCGAAAGATAATGTGCGTATAGAATTAATCCTATTTGATGCTGATGGAAAAGAAAAAGATAAATTAGTACATCATGTAGATCCTAAAGATATATTAATCCATACTAAGGGTGCTAAGGATGTGACTAAACATGAATATGTACATAAAGCGAAAGACAATGCTAAGGCTATCAATGTAGTATTCGTAGCAGAAGGATTTAAGGAAGAAGAAATGGGAAAATTTATGGATGCTGTAAAGGTGTCTATAGAACAATTATTAGCGCATAAACCTTTCGATAAATTTGCTGATAATTTTAATTTTATTGCTGTACAGAGTGCTTCTAAAGACTCAGGGGTAAGTGTCCCAAGACAAGGAGATTGGAAAAAGACAGCTGTAGAGTCTAATTTTGATACTTTTTATTCGGAGCGTTATTTGACTACGAACAGAATTAAGAAATTACACGATGTACTAGCAGGTATTCCTTATGAGCACATTATCATTCTTGCGAATACAGATGTGTATGGAGGAGGAGGAATCTATAATTCCTATACATTGACGACTACAGGACATAAGGATTTTAAGCCTGTGGTAGTACATGAGTTTGGGCATAGTTTCGCAGGATTAGCAGATGAGTATTTTTATCCTAATGATGTGTTGAGTGATTTAATTTCTAATCAGACAGAACCTTGGGAGCAGAATATAACTACGTTAGTAGACTTCGATAGCAAGTGGAAAAAAATGCTTAAAAAGGGAACTCCAGTACCTACATTAGAAAAAGACAGTAAGAAATACCCATTAGGAGTATATGAAGGATTAGAAGGACGCAAGGTGTATAAGGGTACGTTAGACTGTAGAATGAAAACGAATCAGTATCCAGAGTTCTGCCCTGTTTGTCAGAATGCAATAGAAGAATTAATTTTGTTTTATACAGAGTAA
- a CDS encoding ABC transporter ATP-binding protein — translation MSTHIIQVKDIKRDFKLGSETVYVLKGVNLEIAKGDYVALMGPSGSGKSTLMNILGCLDTPTSGSYYLDGKDVSALKDDQLAEIRNKHIGFVFQTFNLLPRTTALDNVALPMVYAGNSKADRNARAKEVLDQVGLSDRIDHHPNQLSGGQRQRVAVARALVNKPAIILADEPTGNLDTKTSVEIMSLFDEIHANGNTVILVTHEEDIAAHAHRIIRLRDGVIESDERIK, via the coding sequence ATGTCTACTCATATTATTCAAGTAAAAGATATTAAACGCGATTTTAAATTGGGATCTGAAACAGTGTATGTGCTGAAAGGTGTGAATTTAGAAATAGCAAAAGGAGATTATGTTGCTCTAATGGGGCCTTCAGGAAGTGGTAAGTCTACCTTAATGAATATCTTAGGGTGCTTAGATACGCCTACTTCAGGTAGTTATTACTTAGATGGTAAAGATGTTAGTGCTCTAAAAGATGATCAACTAGCAGAGATTCGGAATAAGCATATTGGTTTTGTATTCCAGACTTTTAATTTATTGCCTAGAACGACTGCGTTAGACAATGTGGCGCTACCTATGGTATATGCTGGTAATTCTAAAGCAGATCGCAATGCGCGTGCAAAAGAAGTGCTAGATCAGGTGGGATTAAGTGATCGTATAGATCATCATCCTAATCAACTCTCAGGAGGGCAGAGGCAACGTGTAGCTGTAGCTCGTGCTTTAGTAAATAAACCAGCTATTATATTAGCTGATGAGCCAACAGGAAATTTAGATACTAAGACTTCTGTAGAGATTATGAGTCTATTCGATGAGATACATGCGAATGGGAATACAGTTATACTAGTAACACATGAAGAAGATATAGCTGCGCATGCACATCGTATCATCAGGCTGAGAGATGGAGTGATAGAGAGTGATGAACGTATTAAGTAG